tttcttttaaatcgACGTAACgtgttgttaaattttgaGCAGTATTAAAATGGGTGCGGCGTTCTTTCCTGTGCTATTTTTCACGGCCGTGTGGGGTTCTGTGGGCATAGGACTGCCCATTATGACTCCAAAAGGACCTCATCAAAACCTGATTAGGTGTATCTTAATGTTGACTGCCGCCTGCTGCTGGCTCTTTTGGCTGTGCTGTTACATGGCTCAGATGAATCCTTTAATTGGTCCGAAGTTGAAGCGTCATGTCATCGCCGAGATTGCCAGATCTTGGAGCAACAAGCTAGTGGAGGGCTAAGGCGACGTCTTCCAATAATCATATAgctatatttttcatttgatgTTATCTCAAATATGTGTATAAtgtataaatcaataaataatataaccCATGTTCATTACGTTAGCCAAACTGTGTAAATTCAAtcattacattaaatattcacatattcatatttattttattttgtttgccctTCTATTTTGgagctaatttaaaattagtaattttcttttcattgaaattgatattctgtattttatatacaagaaagcaaaataatttaagaacTGTACAGAAATTTTGAAGTCAAAAAGTAGCTACTGCTAGAATAGTATTACTACTTGTGTAAATGTTGCTTTATTCAAGGTATTCTGAAGAGAGAAATGCAGGGTATTTACTCATCACGGTCTTTGTGGCTTACAGTTTACATTGCCAGATGAGCAGTCTTCAGAAGTGAAATAGAAGCGGAGctaagagagagcgagagcgccaacaccagcaacagttTGTCTTCAGCTACGGGCGCGTAAAGTTGGCCAAAGAAATGGCTCCTCAGTTCTTGTGACTTGACTGTGTGTtaacttgtaaatatttacttagCCAAGCGGGCAACATTCTTGTGATTggttttaaatacatttcataGTGTGAACATCAATTTTATTAGATAAAAGGGaatatatgaaatgaaatagcTTTAAGTCAAATGGAATTGCACTTCTGTTCTGGACTTGGACTATAGATAATACCAATTTTGTAAGTAATTTGCATTGTAACTTAACTACATAATAGAGCAGGCATTTGATTATGGCCGCGTTGCAtcaattctttatttttgcgGTCTGAGTATTCCCGACTCTCCCTaacgaaataaattattgtacatGTGTATGCAGTACTTGGTCCCTGGCCATAAACTAGTTAGACATGCATTAAACTAGAAAATGTGGTAGTTTAAGCCAAAGGTACAAAACTGGTTACATTACTTTAGCTCCAACCTCAGTGCAAGCTGAAGACGTTGAAAAGCATTCCAAGAGCCATAAAGccgataaaaataaaaccgaACTGGTAATAATCTCGCACAAACGAGCagtaaagttaaaaattatgaatggtaaaatgaaaatggcaatAAAAGACACAGAAGCAGACCAGAGTAGCCAAGACCTGAAGCAATAAACCGAAAGAAATTAGAAAAAGGGTGCCCAAACGAGAAAAACTCCACAAAAGAACGCTGgctccaaaaacaaaaagaaaaaacgaaacagcaaaaacaaccaTAGACCAATAGGTGGCCATCTACAAGCTGGAAACGTGAACAGAAAGAAAGAACGTTAGCACGTCTCCTGTCGCTAACCGCGCAATTACCACATTTATGTATGAACTGGGCCAATTGACTGTTGACAGCACACAGAACCGTTTGACAGCGATGTCCAAAGCTATccaccaacacacacaggAGTGGGCCCGAAGACCAAAGACTGTACATAAACCGTACACCGGAGGTGATCGTATCAGTAGTTACAATGTCTTTAAGCCGTTTAGCATCTAACAATCAAGCACAGAGGCTTGCCCGGAAATTGATATTGCTGAACGATTTAAGTTTTATGTATGATCAACAGGAAGAGCGCTGCGTTTGACCCAAATAACAGCAGATTTAACTCAAAATTTAAACTGTGTTGTGTATCAGTTCAGCGATTGAGAAAGTGCCAAATAAAGGTTACCAGCCAAGACTCGCACATGAGTCAGTGTCAGCTTGGCAGCTAAAACAGCAAGCAGACAGGTTAACACTTAACAAATTGTAGACCTGACTAATCCTAGACAGGCAACACACACGCCCAGATCTCGCTTCGTGTGTCATTGCATGTagacaattttcattttcactcGTTATAATTTTCACTGTGaggccaaaaataattttcattttttggcGGAAGTAGATCAAAAGAGAAATACTTGGCgcgaaattcaaattgaaacttgtatacattttaatgCGCGACTTTATCGCTTAATCGtctcttttttctttgcttttatgtgttatttgtgtttttgggcatttttgttttgtttgctgtcaaTGTGTCAAATTATTCATTTACGAGTTAATGAAACACTTTCGCTCGTTAACAGCGACCAACACTTGACCGCCTTAAAGTCTGACTTCAACTTGGTTtactggttgttgttgttatttgagTGGTTTTTGTGGTTGTAGCATCTCCCACAACTAACAGACTGGTTCTCATTCTCAGCTAACTCATCTCGGCCCTGCCCTCACACTGTCTGTTGTGAATCGCAAATTGGCAAAGAAATTTTTAGCAATCTGCGGGTCTTAGTGGCCCGAATTGCCCCAATGGCTTTGCATTGACCGTGGTCAACTGTGCCGCACGATTCTTGTGCGATTCGACAGCGGCATTAACTCAAATGACAGACGGCTTGCGATCAGATCGAGTTGGAGCCGCAGCCGAGAGAAATAGAACATAACGCTAAACTGCAactaaattgcattcaaatgaTGTAAAATCGCCTCTAATGGGCCTAGCTTTTGTTTCGCCTGACACAGCGTTGACTGCAAGCAGATGCAGACCAAGACGAAGACGAGAGAAAAGCGACCTCAAATGCGAGCTCAACTTGGAGTTCGGAGTTGCggtaaagcaaatgcattttgttgttggtatttccaagcaaacacacgcagcagcagcaacagacacaaagaagaaaagaaaatgaaatgcatgcGCTCAACTTCAACTGCGTGTTGTGCATTTTGATCGTGGCACTAATTGCACTTGTAgagccagcagcagagcaggGGTGAGAGCAAGAAGGGAACGCGGGCGTGCGCGTCAAGTTCTTAGCTGTGATGTATGCATAGCAAGCTGCCATTTGCTGCAGTTTCTATGCAGTTGGAATTTTTGGACAACTCCACAGAGAGCGTCGTTTAGCATAGTCATGAGCAGCGCTGTCAATTCTGCTACCGTTCAGTCTAACGGTGTCAATAAACAACTACccacaacaacacacacatacacgctgACGTGAATGATTTTACacttttaacacacacacaaacacgcatGTTGGCTTAGGGCGGGAGagcagcaacgccagcagatttgtttgcttttaattacatattttagttTGGTCGCCAGTTAAAGCCTAACGGTAAATACTTTTAATGACTACAACACCTTAGCTGCcgccctctcgctctctcgctcacattGCCAAACGTtgagctccagctccagctccagtacTCCAGGCAGCGAATTCCCGTTTGCGTGTTGGCAGCAACTTGGCAGCGCTTTGGCGTTAGTGTCGTCATTGTCGCTTGTcatcaaaatgaaatgcactTTTAGTTCCGCTCAAGGCAGCGTTTACTAACAGCTAACAgataatattaagtatacgcctatgtatgtatggtaCGCTTAAGATTCTACTCCGTTGGCTGTTCTGCTCCAGTAAAACTGCTTAGTGCTGTCCGTTAGGATGATTATGAAactgcaaaattgttgcattttgcatgtgtgtgtgtgcgtgtgtgtatgcaactatttaaacaattatttatattatacaattatttaactgCCGCTGTGCTTGCTGCTACACATGACTAGCCACCCAGTCTGCCGCCCCCCGTCAACCTACTGCGCTGCTTTAGaaattcaacaatttctaACAATTAAGagattgcataaattttggcCAACAATCGTCtagctaaacatttataaatatttgtgaatgTGATAGCCAATTTAAAAATCACTTTCAAATTcgaaactttatttattttgctgctgcattgtgaTGATGATTTAATTTTCGCTGCGTTTGCCAGCGATGCGCtctacaaataaacaaaaaagtaataaaaataagagagaaaaaaacaGTAAACTTTCCATTTCGCTGGCGTTTTTGATAAGCATGCCAATGGACAAATCTACAGAGATCCAGACCAGACCAAATGTTGTACACAATTCACTTTCTTCGGCGTTGACACATAGCCGGCGCCGCCGTTATTATTGAAAGTGGATGTGCTTGATTGTAATCggacaacaaaaataaaaatcagcttaatatatacacatggAAATGCCAAAGCCATTCACACAATGAAATGCTCCACATGTGTTGGATCAAACAGGTTGAGCCGCTAAAGTttcaaaaaacattttgtgtgGCCTGAAATTCTCATCAATCATTCtttggttttgtgttttttgtttctacAAATCGCTGAATGTTTGGACAATTTCACCAATAGGAGAAAATCGGTTAATGCGAGAAATTTAATCAACTTATGCGTGTACAAGGCCTGCCAACGTCTTAATgccagcaaaagaaaaaaaaatcaaaataaataaaaaagcatttgctgctgagtCGAGTGTTGAGTTTTTGTAGCTacttattttttgatttcttattattttttatttttcacgcGGCTCAATTTGTTCTTTCTCCACaaagcgaacacacacacaaacatatgctagtgtgtgtgtgtatatatatggtTAGTTTACCAGTTTTGGGGTCTGCGCCTCAAGTGCTCTCCCGCCGGCATGTTGGCAGCTCTCTGGCTGTTGTACGCTGCGCATGCGCAACTAGGTCAACGTCAACCTATGGCCATGGCTATCGTCAGGCGTTTTTTTGTTACTGACAGTCGCCCATGTATGTACACATGTGTGCGCTTTTGCCTGTAAGTAACTGTCGGGTCAAGTCTGCTTGACTAGCATGTGAATGGCgactaaaattaaaacttatacTTAAAGcgtgctataaatattttggcgCATtatgcatactatatatatatttaaatttgagcgACTGGCACCATCATCATTAACGCCGCATTCCAAAACAGCAGAACTTTTACTTTTGACAGTTCGAAGTGGAGCTCAAAGCTCATAAAAAGCATCTGCGCTGACGCTGGGTTGGCATTCAAGACTTGCCCAAGACTATTTTTACACAGCTAGagaaactgtgtgtgtgtgtgtagctttgATTATTATAGTGTGGCTCACGTATGTATATGAAGATGGGCACGAGCAATAACCCTGCCACAGCTTGTGGCATAGCCGAGGCATTGGCATCCCAAACGTCTTAACAAATCGCTAGAACTGGTTTCTCTGTTTATGTTTGTGCTTGTACTTGGCCAAAGGTACAAGTAACTCAATGGCTTTGTATGTTGTGGACTGTTGGTTCTgcactttgctgttgttgttttttcccAAGCTTGGGGTCTTTAGCTGCTTGGGTAGTGCAGTGAAAACCGAagcacacacattttattattattatttttatgtgtgtgttgggtttATATCGTTCAAATTTGTATCTTGATGCTCGTAAGCGTATCAAGAGTTACTTTAATTAGATTGTGGCTTTCGCTTTTTAAGCCCAGCATACTTTGTTGAATCGCACAAACTGTAGCTATATGGCagtctatataattataaggAACAGCAGTTCGAAACCAGTCGACGCTTGCCAAGATTCTGCATAAACAGCAGAATACTGCGGCAGTGTTGCTTGCAACGAAAAGTGagaattttcttttagccAACAGGATTAGCCggttttttggcattttccgCTAAACTAGGCGCCGCAACGGAAGTGCTAACTAAGCAGTGtctaaaaaaagaaagcaaacggCTTAGTCGCCATTTAACGAAAgtgtttaactaaattaaacaaatcaataacATTTCTActtgcagcaactaaaaagcGTAGATCGAAAAAGCTCACAATGGATACAGTCTATGGCACCAAGAAATACTTTCAGAGCTTGTCGGGCGTTAGTGATATATATCGTACGCAGACATGTCGCCAGATGGTAAGCACTATACTATATActgaattttttattctttttttttgtgaaaaacAGTTATACAACTAGAAATGCATAATATTAACAACTCATTTGCATGACTAAAGCTAAAATTGCTAGATGTAGGTTATATTTTGAGAGAGTGCTAAGAGCGCTTTTCACAGTTACGTAAAAGGTGCTGATAAGCATGATAGATGTTTGGGACTGTTACAATTTGAGGCtgtaactatttatttagGCTTGTGTGTATGCTAAGATTTCACTGGGGTTTGTTTGCTACAGTCACAAAAGTTAGTTATTAACTCAAGCACCAAAACAAAGTGACTAAACTAAAGGTGAATGACTTTCTCTGTAAGAACAcagcataaaaagcagcagcggaaaACAAGAATTCGAATTTGGCAGCGCgagcaacagagagagagagagagaggccaaacagctgttgctgttgcgcatGCGCGACAACAGGTTGTCAGCTTGACAGTAAAatgtaaagagagagagagcgcaagcgcgtacgtgtgcgtgtgtgtgtgttgtgttctCTTGCTATTTGCCCTGCGGCTAATGACTTTGAAAAGGGCAAAGTAACGAACAATCAAAACAGCACCAAATCTTAGCACTTGctgcaaattcaaaaatttccCAAGCCTCTCAAGTGCAACGACTGACTAATTAATTGCgttttgctgttgtggcatTAATTAGCGCATCATGACAACTGTTCTGTGGCATTTGCAGTTAGCACTAGCGTCTAACTGCTGCTTATATAATGCGCTCTCACGACTAAAACTAATATTAGATACACAAGTTTTGTTAGAAAGTATGCAAAAGGTTTGCAACTTTCGACTGCAGCTAATTAGAAGCGTTTATTTGTCAAGGGGGTTGGCCTGCTTTGAAAACACAGTTTCGGTTTCAATACAAGTtctctttgcctttgctttgcaGAACACCTCGGAGTATAATTATCAGAATACCTTGGGTCGGCGTTCCCAATTAGGTGCCTACTATCATATGAACAAGCAGCCATCGTATACGAATGACCACAGCATCAATAGTCAATATGGCTATAACACCTGGGGCATCTGGCGCGATGGACGCAACATCGCACCATCAACATTCTCAACCAAAACCCATACGCACTATCCAAAGAACCGATCGTTCTCGATTATACTCACCACAGCTGCGTTTATAGTGCTGCTCGCTGTCATCTCCATAGCTGGGCTAGCATTCTACTTTAGCTCAATCAAGGCCACGCTTGAAGATCGTAAGTAATACACATAACTATGTTAGTTcactataattttaatttgtttactctACGCTGCAGCTGTGCTTGGCTTCGAGGGTTCCTTTCGCATTGCCAAGGGTGATCTTTACTCCACCGGCCTAAAGTACAACCACACCACCACTTATAAGCAGAAAATAGATTTTTACAAGCGTTTCGTGGAGCGCGCACTCAGCGACAATGGGCTGCAACCTTTGCGCACAGATGTTTGGGGCTTTGGTGACGGACCGCTGATCAAAGTATCCTTTCGTGTATTTCTGGATGTGCGCAAATTGCCGCAGTAAGTAGCGTTTACTGAAAGAGTTACCCCAGTTAATAGCTTTTATTGTATAGAAACATACTGAGCGTGGAGGAGTACATTAAGGAGTCGCTATTCTTGGAAACATCCGCTACAAAATCGCTGTATCGCTCGCTACGCTTAGACACGGAATCTGTGGAGATTAAACGCATTTTGGATGAACAAGTTGTGCGCTCAGCTGGCATACTAAAGGAAGCTGTAAGTCAAGCAGTTTATTTACAAGCAGttttaactaatatttatttttctacacAGCAAACGGTGCCCACCAGCCAGACGCAGCTGGAGAAGCGCCTCATGAAAAAGGGCGGCTCAGCAGGCAACTTGCAGTCAAAGGCTGCTGGTTTTACAACAGCAAAGCCGCGTAGTCCCAGCGCACGGCCGCATACTCCGGATGATGAGCCTGATATTGATGTTGAAAATGCGCCCGTTATACAGGGATCTTTTGAGGGTTCATTTGAAATAACTAAAACGGATGCGGATATTGCACACAAGAAAACATCGCCGACACGCTCCTATCAAAGCAGCAGTCTGCCGCCCAAAACTATTGCGGTTACGCCTTATTCCTTGCGCGTTAAGCCCAAGAAACCCACAATTGAGAAGCTGACCACGGTAACGCCGCCGCCACAAACACAggcaacaaaaggcagcaacagcaccaaGAAGCCAGCAAGTACCACTCCCAAGCCCAAAGCAAAGCcctcaacaacaactacaacaacgaccagcacaacaacaacaacaaccacaactaCTCCCAGACccacaacaactactacagcAGNNNNNNNNNNNNNNNNNNNNNNNNNNNNNNNNNNNNNNNNNNNNNNNNNNNNNNNNNNNNNNNNNNNNNNNNNNNNNNNNNNNNNNNNNNNNNNNNNNNNNNNNNNNNNNNNNNNNNNNNNNNNNNNNNNNNNNNNNNNNNNNNNNNNNNNNNNNNNNNNNNNNNNNNNNNNNNNNNNNNNNNNNNNNNNNNNNNNNNNNNNNNNNNNNNNNNNNNNNNNNNNNNNNNNNNNNNNNNNNNNNNNNNNNNNNNNNNNNNNNNNNNNNNNNNNNNNNNNNNNNNNNNNNNNNNNNNNNNNNNNNNNNNNNNNNNNNNNNNNNNNNNNNNNNNNNNNNNNNNNNNNNNNNNNNNNNNNNNNNNNNNNNNNNNNNNNNNNNNNNNNNNNNNNNNNNNNNNNNNNNNNNNNNNNNNNNNNNNNNNNNNNNNNNNNNNNNNNNNNNNNNNNNNNNNNNNNNNNNNNNNNNNNNNNNNNNNNNNNNNNNNNNNNNNNNNNNNNNNNNNNNNNNNNNNNNNNNNNNNNNNNNNNNNNNNNNNNNNNNNNNNNNNNNNNNNNNNNNNNNNNNNNNNNNNNNNNNNNNNNNNNNNNNNNNNNNNNNNNNNNNNNNNNNNNNNNNNNNNNNNNNNNNNNNNNNNNNNNNNNNNNNNNNNNNNNNNNNNNNNNNNNNNNNNNNNNNNNNNNNNNNNNNNNNNNNNNNNNNNNNNNNNNNNNNNNNNNNNNNNNNNNNNNNNNNNNNNNNNNNNNNNNNNNNNNNNNNNNNNNNNNNNNNNNNNNNNNNNNNNNNNNNNNNNNNNNNNNNNNNNNNNNNNNNNNNNNNNNNNNNNNNNNNNNNNNNNNNNNNNNNNNNNNNNNNNNNNNNNNNNNNNNNNNNNNNNNNNNNNNNNNNNNNNNNNNNNNNNNNNNNNNNNNNNNNNNNNNNNNNNNNNNNNNNNNNNNNNNNNNNNNNNNNNNNNNNNNNNNNNNNNNNNNNNNNNNNNNNNNNNNNNNNNNNNNNNNNNNNNNNNNNNNNNNNNNNNNNNNNNNNNNNNNNNNNNNNNNNNNNNNNNNNNNNNNNNNNNNNNNNNNNNNNNNNNNNNNNNNNNNNNNNNNNNNNNNNNNNNNNNNNNNNNNNNNNNNNNNNNNNNNNNNNNNNNNNNNNNNNNNNNNNNNNNNNNNNNNNNNNNNNNNNNNNNNNNNNNNNNNNNNNNNNNNNNNNNNNNNNNNNNNNNNNNNNNNNNNNNNNNNNNNNNNNNNNNNNNNNNNNNNNNNNNNNNNNNNNNNNNNNNNNNNNNNNNNNNNNNNNNNNNNNNNNNNNNNNNNNNNNNNNNNNNNNNNNNNNNNNNNNNNNNNNNNNNNNNNNNNNNNNNNNNNNNNNNNNNNNNNNNNNNNNNNNNNNNNNNNNNNNNNNNNNNNNNNNNNNNNNNNNNNNNNNNNNNNNNNNNNNNNNNNNNNNNNNNNNNNNNNNNNNNNNNNNNNNNNNNNNNNNNNNNNNNNNNNNNNNNNNNNNNNNNNNNNNNNNNNNNNNNNNNNNNNNNNNNNNNNNNNNNNNNNNNNNNNNNNNNNNNNNNNNNNNNNNNNNNNNNNNNNNNNNNNNNNNNNNNNNNNNNNNNNNNNNNNNNNNNNNNNNNNNNNNNNNNNNNNNNNNNNNNNNNNNNNNNNNNNNNNNNNNNNNNNNNNNNNNNNNNNNNNNNNNNNNNNNNNNNNNNNNNNNNNNNNNNNNNNNNNNNNNNNNNNNNNNNNNNNNNNNNNNNNNNNNNNNNNNNNNNNNNNNNNNNNNNNNNNNNNNNNNNNNNNNNNNNNNNNNNNNNNNNNNNNNNNNNNNNNNNNNNNNNNNNNNNNNNNNNNNNNNNNNNNNNNNNNNNNNNNNNNNNNNNNNNNNNNNNNNNNNNNNNNNNNNNNNNNNNNNNNNNNNNNNNNNNNNNNNNNNNNNNNNNNNNNNNNNNNNNNNNNNNNNNNNNNNNNNNNNNNNNNNNNNNNNNNNNNNNNNNNNNNNNNNNNNNNNNNNNNNNNNNNNNNNNNNNNNNNNNNNNNNNNNNNNNNNNNNNNNNNNNNNNNNNNNNNNNNNNNNNNNNNNNNNNNNNNNNNNNNNNNNNNNNNNNNNNNNNNNNNNNNNNNNNNNNNNNNNNNNNNNNNNNNNNNNNNNNNNNNNNNNNNNNNNNNNNNNNNNNNNNNNNNNNNNNNNNNNNNNNNNNNNNNNNNNNNNNNNNNNNNNNNNNNNNNNNNNNNNNNNNNNNNNNNNNNNNNNNNNNNNNNNNNNNNNNNNNNNNNNNNNNNNNNNNNNNNNNNNNNNNNNNNNNNNNNNNNNNNNNNNNNNNNNNNNNNNNNNNNNNNNNNNNNNNNNNNNNNNNNNNNNNNNNNNNNNNNNNNNNNNNNNNNNNNNNNNNNNNNNNNNNNNNNNNNNNNNNNNNNNNNNNNNNNNNNNNNNNNNNNNNNNNNNNNNNNNNNNNNNNNNNNNNNNNNNNNNNNNNNNNNNNNNNNNNNNNNNNNNNNNNNNNNNNNNNNNNNNNNNNNNNNNNNNNNNNNNNNNNNNNNNNNNNNNNNNNNNNNNNNNNNNNNNNNNNNNNNNNNNNNNNNNNNNNNNNNNNNNNNNNNNNNNNNNNNNNNNNNNNNNNNNNNNNNNNNNNNNNNNNNNNNNNNNNNNNNNNNNNNNNNNNNNNNNNNNNNNNNNNNNNNNNNNNNNNNNNNNNNNNNNNNNNNNNNNNNNNNNNNNNNNNNNNNNNNNNNNNNNNNNNNNNNNNNNNNNNNNNNNNNNNNNNNNNNNNNNNNNNNNNNNNNNNNNNNNNNNNNNNNNNNNNNNNNNNNNNNNNNNNNNNNNNNNNNNNNNNNNNNNNNNNNNNNNNNNNNNNNNNNNNNNNNNNNNNNNNNNNNNNNNNNNNNNNNNNNNNNNNNNNNNNNNNNNNNNNNNNNNNNNNNNNNNNNNNNNNNNNNNNNNNNNNNNNNNNNNNNNNNNNNNNNNNNNNNNNNNNNNNNNNNNNNNNNNNNNNNNNNNNNNNNNNNNNNNNNNNNNNNNNNNNNNNNNNNNNNNNNNNNNNNNNNNNNNNNNNNNNNNNNNNNNNNNNNNNNNNNNNNNNNNNNNNNNNNNNNNNNNNNNNNNNNNNNNNNNNNNNNNNNNNNNNNNNNNNNNNNNNNNNNNNNNNNNNNNNNNNNNNNNNNNNNNNNNNNNNNNNNNNNNNNNNNNNNNNNNNNNNNNNNNNNNNNNNNNNNNNNNNNNNNNNNNNNNNNNNNNNNNNNNNNNNNNNNNNNNNNNNNNNNNNNNNNNNNNNNNNNNNNNNNNNNNNNNNNNNNNNNNNNNNNNNNNNNNNNNNNNNNNNNNNNNNNNNNNNNNNNNNNNNNNNNNNNNNNNNNNNNNNNNNNNNNNNNNNNNNNNNNNNNNNNNNNNNNNNNNNNNNNNNNNNNNNNNNNNNNNNNNNNNNNNNNNNNNNNNNNNNNNNNNNNNNNNNNNNNNNNNNNNNNNNNNNNNNNNNNNNNNNNNNNNNNNNNNNNNNNNNNNNNNNNNNNNNNNNNNNNNNNNNNNNNNNNNNNNNNNNNNNNNNNNNNNNNNNNNNNNNNNNNNNNNNNNNNNNNNNNNNNNNNNNNNNNNNNNNNNNNNNNNNNNNNNNNNNNNNNNNNNNNNNNNNNNNNNNNNNNNNNNNNNNNNNNNNNNNNNNNNNNNNNNNNNNNNNNNNNNNNNNNNNNNNNNNNNNNNNNNNNNNNNNNNNNNNNNNNNNNNNNNNNNNNNNNNNNNNNNNNNNNNNNNNNNNNNNNNNNNNNNNNNNNNNNNNNNNNNNNNNNNNNNNNNNNNNNNNNNNNNNNNNNNNNNNNNNNNNNNNNNNNNNNNNNNNNNNNNNNNNNNNNNNNNNNNNNNNNNNNNNNNNNNNNNNNNNNNNNNNNNNNNNNNNNNNNNNNNNNNNNNNNNNNNNNNNNNNNNNNNNNNNNNNNNNNNNNNNNNNNNNNNNNNNNNNNNNNNNNNNNNNNNNNNNNNNNNNNNNNNNNNNNNNNNNNNNNNNNNNNNNNNNNNNNNNNNNNNNNNNNNNNNNNNNNNNNNNNNNNNNNNNNNNNNNNNNNNNNNNNNNNNNNNNNNNNNNNNNNNNNNNNNNNNNNNNNNNNNNNNNNNNNNNNNNNNNNNNNNNNNNNNNNNNNNNNNNNNNNNNNNNNNNNNNNNNNNNNNNNNNNNNNNNNNNNNNNNNNNNNNNNNNNNNNNNNNNNNNNNNNNNNNNNNNNNNNNNNNNNNNNNNNNNNNNNNNNNNNNNNNNNNNNNNNNNNNNNNNNNNNNNNNNNNNNNNNNNNNNNNNNNNNNNNNNNNNNNNNNNNNNNNNNNNNNNNNNNNNNNNNNNNNNNNNNNNNNNNNNNNNNNNNNNNNNNNNNNNNNNNNNNNNNNNNNNNNNNNNNNNNNNNNNNNNNNNNNNNNNNNNNNNNNNNNNNNNNNNNNNNNNNNNNNNNNNNNNNNNNNNNNNNNNNNNNNNNNNNNNNNNNNNNNNNNNNNNNNNNNNNNNNNNNNNNNNNNNNNNNNNNNNNNNNNNNNNNNNNN
The DNA window shown above is from Drosophila busckii strain San Diego stock center, stock number 13000-0081.31 chromosome 3L, ASM1175060v1, whole genome shotgun sequence and carries:
- the LOC108600975 gene encoding V-type proton ATPase subunit e 2, whose translation is MGAAFFPVLFFTAVWGSVGIGLPIMTPKGPHQNLIRCILMLTAACCWLFWLCCYMAQMNPLIGPKLKRHVIAEIARSWSNKLVEG
- the LOC108599067 gene encoding probable serine/threonine-protein kinase dyrk2, which gives rise to MDTVYGTKKYFQSLSGVSDIYRTQTCRQMNTSEYNYQNTLGRRSQLGAYYHMNKQPSYTNDHSINSQYGYNTWGIWRDGRNIAPSTFSTKTHTHYPKNRSFSIILTTAAFIVLLAVISIAGLAFYFSSIKATLEDPVLGFEGSFRIAKGDLYSTGLKYNHTTTYKQKIDFYKRFVERALSDNGLQPLRTDVWGFGDGPLIKVSFRVFLDVRKLPQNILSVEEYIKESLFLETSATKSLYRSLRLDTESVEIKRILDEQVVRSAGILKEAQTVPTSQTQLEKRLMKKGGSAGNLQSKAAGFTTAKPRSPSARPHTPDDEPDIDVENAPVIQGSFEGSFEITKTDADIAHKKTSPTRSYQSSSLPPKTIAVTPYSLRVKPKKPTIEKLTTVTPPPQTQATKGSNSTKKPASTTPKPKAKPSTTTTTTTSTTTTTTTTTPRPTTTTT